The genome window aaattcagatttaaactgcaagtcactcgaaacttggaaaactgtgcatgcaaaaatgatatccatgctatttagcacaagttacgaccgatttcaggagcgaaccgaaaacttcgagcaacatgctcaccaaacatggccgtgaacttgccaaccagttgtttaaaaattgtataaaacacaacaaagtcagaaaatcatgaaacttgtccacgtgtcatgatatcatatgtagaggctgtgataaaaatttaagAATGTTTCGATAAAGTTGTgccgcactatgtgtagaaacctaagcgatctacacatgaaatcataaagtttcaatgtagttcttttaggtttctacacatagtatctcacaactttctcgaaacattctcaattttttatcacagactctacatatgatatcatgatatgtggacaagtttcatgattttatgactttgtttgtgttttatacaattttaaaacaactggttggcaagttcacgaccatgtttggtgagaatgttgctcgaagtttccggtccgctcctgaaatcggtcgtaacttgtgctaaatagcatgggtatcattttgcatgcacggttttccaagtttcgagtgacttgcagttcaaatctgaatttttcgaagaaattcaaataatcgaactaaatctactagctatagaaaacactgttataattgtcccaaaatgatacatgtaggtctacatagtgtaggaacataccacaaaaagtttggttggcaaaataaaaaataaaaaaaatactttGCCGAATGCCCAAAgaaggcactcggtaaagaaggctttgtcgagtgtcagccggttgacactcggcaaagaatcttatttgccgagtgtaatgCTTGGCCCTCGGCAAAGGTTAACGACCGTAAGCTTTAGACGGCCGCTGACAGCCCTTTACCGACCGCCGCCTTCACTAagtgtttggcactcggcaaagatatctttgccgagtgtacgtctgtgccgagagtcctacactcggtaaacgagctcgttaccgagagcaggacggCAAAGCgtcgaacactcggcaaagacccggATTCCGGTAGTTATTAGTAACCTCTAGGCCACCTAGCTTCTTTGGTTGACAAATAATCTTCCACTTCACTACTAATATTTATGATAGTAAACAAATATAATTAAATTAATCATAATATAAAAAATTTATAGTATATATACATATTTGAAATTATAAATATTAGTAATAACGAATAAGTATATGCATAACATAGATGACGGTGTATCCTGACGGAGAGACAAAAGAAAGAAAGAAGGCAAGAAAAGGGCGCATATGACACGACAGCAGTAGGAGAGACGCAacacaaccaaactttttgtgtggTGGCGGCGAGCGCCGAGCCGCCAACCGGAGGTAGCAGGGCACCAGGCACCAGCTGATGCACAGGGTCGCGTCGTCGTCAACGGTCAAAGCTCGCAGCCTGTTTTTATGTCCTTGCTCCGGTCGAATTGTTTAGGACACGGGCACGGCGACGCGCGCACACGCACACGCGCTCCGTCCTCCTCTTCCTCACATCGTCATCAGGCAGCTCGAGCTATATAAACCCCCCAGCCCTCCTCCCGTCGTCTGCCTCGAATCCAGCTCATCTCATCCCGTCATCGTCGCCACCCATCTCTCTTTTTCTTGCTCTTCTCCACCGCAGCCGACCGACCGAGCTCACTCACCATCTGATCCCTATATCTGATTCGATCCCCCACTGGCTAGCATGGACATGGACATGGGCATGACCATGGTGGGCTTAGACGAGGACCTGGACCAGGTGCTGGCTGCCATAAGCTCCGCCGGGAGCTCGGCAACGTCTGCGCCCGCCGCTACAGGCGGCAGCAGTGAGGACGACGAGACAACCGCAGCCACTGAGCTCCGGAGGGGCCCCTGGACGGTGGACGAGGACATCTTGCTCGTCAACTACATCGCCGCCCACGGCGAGGGCCGCTGGAACTCGCTCGCCCGCTCCGCCGGCCTGAGGCGCACCGGCAAGAGCTGCCGCCTGCGGTGGCTCAACTACCTGCGCCCCGACGTGCGGCGGGGCAACATCACGGTGGAGGAGCAGCTGCTGATCCTGGAGCTGCACTCGCGCTGGGGCAACCGCTGGTCCAAGATCGCGCAGCACCTGCCGGGGCGCACCGACAACGAGATCAAGAACTACTGGCGCACCCGCGTGCAGAAGCACGCCAGGCGCCTCCGCTGCGACGCTAACAGCGCGCAGTTCCGCCACCTCTGGATGCCGCGCCTCCTGGAGCGCGCCCAGGACCTGCAGCAGCCGGCCGCGGCGACCGTGCCCGCCGCCGTCGCCCAAGCGGCGCCGGCGACCACCACGACCAGCGCGCCGCCGCCCGCGTGTTATTATAACTACTACTACGACGACCACCACCACCTGGCGCACCAGCAAGGCGCTCTCCACCAGTACTACAGCGAACCGGCAGGCcagacggcggcggcggccacgGCTCTGAGCCCCGACGACGCCTCCAGCGCGCTGcggccgccgtcgtcgtcgctcACGGCGGACGACGGCGCGGCGCGTTACGCTGCAGCTTACGAGACCTCGGCGAACGACCTGCAGGTTCTGCACCAGTGCGGCGCCGATGCAGGAAGCGGCCCAACGACGACGACCGAGGACGACGTGTTCGCCGGGACGACCTGGTCGGATCTcctcgccaccgccaccgccaccggcCCTGACGGCGACGACTCCAGCTCATCCATGATCGGCCTGCAGATGGAGGACTTTGGGTTTGGGTTGGGGGATCTCGCGGACGACGGCCTCTGGAGCCTGGACGACCTTTTTTGCTTCCAGCAGCTGTGCTGATGCGTACCATCGCGCGCCATGCATGCACACCCACACATCCTTTGGAGTAATCGACAAGTAAGTCACTGATGAGGGAAAGAGACGACACAAATGAAGAACAGTTACATATAATACATGCTgcatatatatatacatgtgGAATATTATTGTCGGAGAAAAAAAATATAAACAAGACAAGGAGCACACTCACGTACGGCAGCAATAATTAAAGCTAGATTGGTCTATGTTAGTATGATGACCAACTCGAAAAACATGGGCATGTATATATACACATGCATATATGTCCGCTAGTTTTGACACTATTACTAGCAGTCTAGCACGGGTCTCTAGAAGGTTGTGTGTTAATTAAACACCTTCAGTTTTTCGTGCGTGTGCGTCCATATAGAGTTTTGCAAAATTTTGCATCCATTTTCTTTCTTGTCCTCAACTGTAAAGAAATTCATTATTGTGTGAATATGTACCAGAGGTTTAGCGGATGCACTTCCCTAGCGTTTCTTGAGATTTTATGTAAGACTACTCTTTTAATTTGCGTGGCCATATATACACTACACATGATCAAACTTAATTACGTTGTCGATCTGAAGGGCATTGTGTTGGcaccattatatatatatatatatatatatatatatatatatatatatatatatatatatatatatatattacatctgggtgcattcaatatagagaatgcacccaggccgaacctacgcGCCAGGTCCAAGCCAACCGCACCACCCAGGCCGTCTTCGTCCCCCCGCAcgtcttcgtccctcccgcacgctcccgacagaaccttttcacttccccgcccccgcccctctttCTCCGTGAACGGCTCATCCGCGAACAGCTCAACCTCTTCacataagttgcaatcacaccagaccagcagttgcaattacaccagacagcagttgcaatcattgttttgtttaacagatttttggacatagttatatagaagttgcaatcacaccagaccagcagttgtaattacaccagacagcagttgcaatcattgtttgtttaacagatttttggacatagttatatagaagttgcaatcacaccagaccagcagttgcaattacaccagatagcagttgcaatcattgtttgtttaacagatttttggacatagttatatagaagttgcaatcacactagACCAGCAGTtacaattacaccagaccagaagttgcaatcattgtttgtttaacagatttttggacatagttatatagaagttgcaatcacaccagaccagcagttgcaattacaccagaccagcagttgcaatcattgtttgtttaatagatttttggacatagttatatagaagttgcaatcacaccagaccagcagttgcaattacaccagaccagcagttgcaatcatatttttaacaaaatttcccagagttattcagtacttgcaatcacattagagcaactcagcagttgcatccacactacaccagcagttgcaattacaacacaccatcggttgcaatcattttgtttaaaattttttaacagatatttgggtagaattactacaacagttgcaatcacacctaatgcgggcttgcaatcacacctaatgcgggAGACAGGGAGGCACGCTGAcagagaggcgcgcggcggcgcgggggacAAGGAGgtgcgcggcggcgcggggacagggaggcgctcgacggcggtgggggagagggtggcgcggggacagggaggtGCGCGGCAGCGGCCACTAGTACAGAGAAGCTCTATACTGACGGTCCTAAACATATTTACAGTGacgtttttcgtaaccgccagtgctagagGTCAGTAGAAAtaatcatttttacaggcgggtaactgaagaccgccagtgaaaatcgattttcactggcggtcgacgtaataaaaccgctagtgaaaatcgattttcactggcggtcga of Zea mays cultivar B73 chromosome 8, Zm-B73-REFERENCE-NAM-5.0, whole genome shotgun sequence contains these proteins:
- the LOC103635916 gene encoding transcription factor MYB2 gives rise to the protein MDMDMGMTMVGLDEDLDQVLAAISSAGSSATSAPAATGGSSEDDETTAATELRRGPWTVDEDILLVNYIAAHGEGRWNSLARSAGLRRTGKSCRLRWLNYLRPDVRRGNITVEEQLLILELHSRWGNRWSKIAQHLPGRTDNEIKNYWRTRVQKHARRLRCDANSAQFRHLWMPRLLERAQDLQQPAAATVPAAVAQAAPATTTTSAPPPACYYNYYYDDHHHLAHQQGALHQYYSEPAGQTAAAATALSPDDASSALRPPSSSLTADDGAARYAAAYETSANDLQVLHQCGADAGSGPTTTTEDDVFAGTTWSDLLATATATGPDGDDSSSSMIGLQMEDFGFGLGDLADDGLWSLDDLFCFQQLC